A part of Aquaspirillum sp. LM1 genomic DNA contains:
- a CDS encoding uroporphyrinogen-III synthase: MSAAPAQPLAGRRIVVTRPAGQAGALMARLAYAGAVPIGLPVMDIVPADTAVLRQAAEAVRATDRVIFVSPTAIDLLWPYLIDRLPARVALTTVGTASARRLSQRCGRPVLHPSERSDAEALAALPELAAPLAGQHMVLIKGSGGRSQWLANVLAERGATVQTLDIYQRQPAQPDWHSFDAAVAGPGLAALALTSTEAVDWLFMLAGESRRATLQSLLYVVPHPRIADRLAQCGAPHCLITAADNDATVAALCEWFETHP, translated from the coding sequence ATGAGCGCCGCACCGGCCCAGCCACTGGCGGGCCGCCGGATTGTGGTCACCCGCCCGGCGGGCCAGGCTGGCGCACTGATGGCCCGGCTGGCGTACGCCGGCGCGGTGCCGATTGGCCTGCCGGTGATGGATATCGTGCCCGCCGACACCGCTGTACTACGCCAGGCCGCCGAGGCAGTGCGCGCCACCGACCGGGTGATTTTTGTCTCGCCCACCGCCATTGACTTACTCTGGCCGTATTTGATCGACCGGCTGCCGGCCCGTGTGGCGCTGACCACCGTGGGCACGGCCAGTGCCAGACGGCTGAGCCAGCGCTGTGGCCGCCCGGTGCTGCACCCCAGCGAACGCAGCGACGCCGAGGCTTTGGCCGCGCTGCCGGAACTGGCCGCCCCGCTGGCGGGTCAGCATATGGTGCTGATCAAGGGCAGCGGCGGACGTTCGCAGTGGCTGGCCAATGTGCTGGCCGAACGCGGTGCCACGGTGCAGACGCTGGACATCTACCAGCGCCAGCCGGCACAGCCAGACTGGCACAGTTTTGATGCTGCCGTGGCCGGGCCTGGGCTCGCCGCGCTGGCCCTGACCAGCACCGAAGCCGTAGACTGGTTATTTATGTTGGCTGGCGAGTCACGCCGGGCAACGTTACAATCGCTGCTCTATGTCGTGCCGCACCCGCGCATTGCCGACCGCCTGGCCCAGTGTGGCGCGCCCCACTGCCTGATTACCGCTGCGGACAACGACGCCACCGTGGCCGCCCTTTGCGAATGGTTTGAAACCCACCCATGA
- the hemC gene encoding hydroxymethylbilane synthase, giving the protein MKQLVIASRESALAMWQAEHIKARLEALYPGTQVGILGMTTQGDQILDKTLSKIGGKGLFVKELEVALEEGRADLAVHSMKDVPMNLPDGFELAAICTREDPRDAFVSNRYAALADLPDGAVVGTSSLRRESQLRARYPHLTIRPLRGNVQTRLRKLDDGEFDAIILAAAGLKRLGLHQRIRIELAPQESLPAVGQGALGIEILAGRAELAALLVPLNDAVTAACVHAERAMSRALNGSCQVPLGGYAIQRGDMLVLNGFVASVDGRTFLTARAEAPRRYADSLGRAVARQLLDQGAGDIIAALGQ; this is encoded by the coding sequence ATGAAGCAACTTGTCATTGCCAGCCGGGAGAGTGCGCTGGCCATGTGGCAGGCCGAACACATCAAGGCCCGGCTCGAAGCGTTGTATCCGGGGACACAGGTGGGCATCCTGGGCATGACCACCCAGGGCGATCAGATTCTGGACAAGACATTATCGAAAATTGGCGGCAAGGGGCTGTTCGTTAAAGAACTTGAAGTGGCGCTGGAAGAAGGCCGTGCCGATCTGGCGGTGCATTCGATGAAAGACGTGCCGATGAATCTGCCCGACGGCTTTGAACTGGCGGCTATCTGCACCCGTGAAGACCCGCGCGATGCCTTTGTGTCCAACCGCTACGCCGCGCTGGCCGACCTGCCCGATGGCGCGGTGGTGGGCACCTCCAGCCTGCGCCGGGAAAGCCAGCTGCGCGCGCGCTACCCGCATCTGACTATCCGCCCGCTGCGCGGCAATGTGCAGACCCGGCTGCGCAAGCTGGACGACGGTGAATTCGACGCCATCATCCTGGCCGCCGCTGGCCTCAAGCGTCTGGGCCTGCACCAGCGCATTCGCATCGAGCTGGCCCCGCAGGAAAGCCTGCCGGCAGTGGGCCAGGGCGCGCTGGGGATTGAAATTCTGGCGGGCCGCGCTGAGCTGGCCGCGCTGCTGGTGCCGCTGAATGATGCGGTGACAGCCGCCTGCGTGCATGCCGAACGGGCAATGAGCCGGGCGCTGAATGGCTCCTGCCAGGTGCCGCTGGGCGGCTATGCCATCCAGCGTGGCGACATGCTGGTGCTGAACGGTTTTGTCGCCAGTGTGGATGGCCGCACCTTTCTGACCGCCCGCGCCGAAGCGCCGCGCCGCTATGCCGATTCGCTGGGGCGGGCCGTGGCCAGGCAGTTGCTCGACCAGGGCGCGGGAGACATTATCGCCGCGCTGGGCCAATGA
- the ppc gene encoding phosphoenolpyruvate carboxylase: MMNETEKDLPLRHDLARLDRLLAEIVREQEGEAVYHEMRTIPVEAHDRVGTPELSRRLAELSPAAAAALVRACGFYAQLTNLAEDLHHNRRRRAHRAAGSAPQQSSLALAIQRLKHDAVPFAALVDFFEHAQISPVLTAHPTEVQRQSVLDAHKAIRKFLTKLADPSLGREDREEVEAKLKRVILALWQTSEIRPFKLTVKDEIENGVAYHPTTFFTALPKLYASLEASIQREWGQELVLPNFFRIGSWIGGDRDGNPFVTADVTLYAVQRQAEVAFAWYGRELDQLYRELSLSARRVKVSEALGQLTAHSPDHAESRQEEPYRLALATLQGRLSATAQALEVPFDGRFAQAGLSAYPSPTDLVHDLQLISDSLSSHGSQSLAAGRLRDLIRAVEVFGFSLMPLDMRQFSGIFESVVAELFAQAGAGDYLAADEAGRQAMLLAELQSARLLYSPFVEYSEQTGKELALFRAAAQIQARFGKKALPNCIISNCASASDLLEVALLLKEAGLLRVVDGEPTSTVNIIPLFETVADLDASAGVMSELFALPWYRTLLNSRKDTQEVMLGYSDSNKDGGYFTSQWELYQAERRLVKVFDAAGVRMRLFHGRGGSVGRGGGPSYEAIMAQPAGSVAGQIRITEQGEVIGAKYSDPEIGLRNLEALLAATLEASLTTVRDTPPADEAILGELSNRAFHAYRSLVETPGFIQYFLEATPINEIAKLNIGSRPASRKSLTSIKDLRAIPWVFSWAQARVMLPGWYGVGSAVAAYLEEHGQAGRERLQALYRHSAFFQVALSNMEQVLAKSDLQIAAGYAALVSDQSLAKHIFGLIEAEWQRTREAFFTITGQDTLLADNPSLARSLANRLPFMDALNILQIELIRRLRQTPDAPELLYTAHQTINGIAAGLRNSG, encoded by the coding sequence ATGATGAACGAAACTGAAAAAGACTTGCCGCTGCGCCACGATCTGGCGCGACTGGACCGCCTGCTTGCCGAGATCGTCCGTGAACAAGAGGGCGAAGCGGTCTATCACGAAATGCGCACCATCCCGGTGGAGGCGCACGACCGCGTCGGCACGCCGGAATTGTCGCGCCGGCTGGCCGAACTGTCGCCCGCCGCCGCCGCCGCGCTGGTGCGCGCCTGTGGTTTTTATGCACAGCTTACCAATCTGGCTGAAGACCTGCATCACAACCGCCGCCGCCGCGCCCACCGCGCTGCTGGCTCCGCCCCGCAGCAAAGCAGCCTGGCGCTGGCGATTCAGCGGCTGAAACACGACGCCGTGCCCTTTGCTGCGCTGGTCGATTTTTTTGAACATGCGCAGATTTCCCCGGTGCTGACCGCTCATCCGACCGAAGTGCAGCGTCAGAGCGTGCTGGACGCGCACAAGGCCATCCGCAAGTTTCTCACCAAGCTGGCCGACCCGTCGCTGGGCCGCGAAGACCGCGAAGAAGTGGAAGCCAAGCTCAAGCGGGTGATTCTGGCGCTGTGGCAAACTTCGGAAATCCGCCCGTTCAAGCTTACCGTCAAGGACGAAATCGAAAACGGCGTGGCCTACCATCCCACCACGTTCTTTACCGCGCTGCCCAAGCTGTACGCCAGCCTGGAGGCGTCGATTCAGCGCGAGTGGGGGCAGGAACTGGTGCTGCCCAATTTCTTCCGCATTGGCAGCTGGATTGGCGGCGACCGTGACGGCAACCCGTTTGTCACCGCCGATGTCACCCTGTACGCCGTCCAGCGTCAGGCCGAAGTGGCGTTTGCCTGGTATGGCCGTGAACTCGACCAGCTGTATCGCGAGCTGTCGCTGTCGGCGCGGCGGGTGAAGGTCAGCGAGGCGCTGGGCCAGCTCACCGCCCACAGTCCTGACCACGCCGAAAGCCGCCAGGAAGAACCGTACCGCCTGGCGCTGGCCACCCTGCAAGGCCGGCTGAGTGCCACCGCCCAGGCGCTGGAAGTGCCATTTGATGGGCGCTTTGCCCAGGCCGGCCTGAGCGCCTACCCCTCGCCGACCGATCTGGTGCATGACCTGCAGCTGATCAGCGATTCGCTGAGCAGCCACGGCAGCCAGAGCCTGGCCGCTGGCCGCCTGCGTGACCTGATTCGCGCGGTGGAAGTGTTTGGCTTTTCGCTGATGCCGCTGGACATGCGCCAGTTCTCCGGCATTTTTGAATCGGTGGTAGCCGAGCTGTTTGCCCAGGCCGGCGCGGGCGACTATCTGGCCGCCGACGAAGCGGGCCGCCAGGCCATGCTGCTGGCCGAACTGCAATCTGCGCGTCTGCTGTATTCGCCGTTTGTCGAATACAGTGAGCAAACCGGCAAGGAGCTGGCGCTGTTCCGCGCCGCCGCGCAGATTCAGGCCCGCTTTGGCAAGAAAGCCCTGCCCAACTGCATCATTTCCAACTGCGCCAGCGCCAGCGACCTGCTGGAAGTGGCACTGCTGCTGAAAGAAGCCGGCCTGTTGCGCGTGGTGGATGGCGAGCCGACTTCCACCGTCAACATCATTCCGCTGTTTGAAACCGTGGCCGACCTGGACGCCAGCGCCGGGGTGATGAGCGAGCTGTTTGCCCTGCCGTGGTATCGCACCCTGCTCAACAGTCGCAAGGATACCCAGGAAGTGATGCTGGGCTACTCGGACAGCAACAAGGACGGCGGTTACTTCACCAGCCAGTGGGAGCTGTACCAGGCCGAACGCCGCTTGGTGAAGGTGTTCGACGCTGCGGGCGTGCGCATGCGCCTGTTCCACGGTCGCGGCGGTTCGGTGGGCCGGGGCGGTGGCCCGTCTTACGAGGCCATCATGGCGCAGCCGGCAGGCTCGGTGGCCGGGCAGATCCGCATCACCGAACAGGGCGAAGTGATTGGGGCCAAATACTCCGATCCGGAAATCGGCCTGCGCAACCTCGAAGCGCTGCTGGCCGCCACGCTGGAAGCCAGCCTGACCACGGTGCGCGACACCCCGCCGGCAGACGAGGCGATTTTGGGCGAGCTGTCCAACCGCGCCTTTCACGCCTACCGCTCGCTGGTGGAAACCCCTGGCTTCATCCAGTATTTTCTGGAAGCCACGCCGATCAATGAAATTGCCAAGCTCAATATCGGCAGCCGCCCGGCCTCGCGCAAGAGCCTGACCAGCATCAAGGATCTGCGCGCCATCCCCTGGGTGTTCTCCTGGGCGCAGGCGCGGGTGATGCTGCCGGGCTGGTATGGTGTGGGCAGCGCGGTGGCCGCCTATCTGGAAGAACACGGCCAGGCTGGCCGCGAGCGCCTGCAGGCGCTGTATCGTCACTCGGCGTTTTTCCAGGTGGCGCTGTCCAATATGGAGCAGGTGCTGGCCAAGAGCGATTTGCAGATTGCCGCCGGCTACGCTGCGCTGGTGTCCGACCAGAGCCTGGCCAAGCATATCTTTGGCCTGATCGAAGCCGAATGGCAGCGCACCCGCGAGGCGTTCTTCACCATCACCGGGCAAGACACCCTGCTGGCGGATAACCCATCGCTGGCGCGCAGCCTGGCCAACCGCCTGCCGTTCATGGACGCGCTGAACATCCTGCAGATTGAGCTGATCCGCCGCCTGCGCCAGACGCCGGATGCGCCGGAACTGCTGTACACCGCGCATCAAACCATCAACGGTATTGCAGCGGGTTTGCGCAATAGCGGTTGA
- a CDS encoding molybdopterin-synthase adenylyltransferase MoeB, with protein MNDQQLLRYSRHLLLPQLDLAGQTALLASHALIIGAGGLGSPVAMYLASAGVGTLTVCDNDTVELTNLQRQIAHDMASLGRLKVESVASRLAALNPEVRVQPLAQRMDAAALAAAVAQADVVLDCSDNFATRHAVNAACVAASKPLVSGAAVRFDGQLAVFDPRQPDAPCYHCLFPDHGDASDGPCATFGVFAPLVGIIGCMQAAEALKLLVGIRSNAVNRLAIYEGLSGDWRHMRLTRDPACPVCAGKLAGAAA; from the coding sequence ATGAACGACCAACAACTGCTGCGCTACAGCCGCCATCTGCTGCTTCCCCAACTCGACCTGGCCGGACAAACCGCACTGCTGGCCAGCCATGCCCTGATTATTGGTGCCGGGGGGCTGGGCTCGCCTGTGGCCATGTATCTGGCCTCAGCCGGGGTGGGCACGCTGACGGTGTGCGACAACGACACCGTCGAACTGACCAACCTGCAACGGCAAATCGCCCACGACATGGCCAGCCTGGGCCGGCTGAAGGTGGAGTCCGTGGCCAGCCGGCTGGCGGCGCTCAATCCGGAGGTGCGTGTCCAGCCGCTGGCCCAGCGCATGGACGCTGCCGCACTGGCCGCCGCCGTGGCGCAGGCCGATGTGGTGCTGGATTGCTCGGACAATTTTGCCACCCGCCATGCGGTCAACGCCGCCTGCGTGGCCGCCAGCAAGCCGCTGGTGTCGGGTGCGGCAGTGCGCTTTGATGGTCAGCTGGCAGTGTTTGACCCGCGCCAGCCGGATGCGCCGTGCTACCACTGTCTGTTTCCGGACCATGGCGATGCCAGCGACGGGCCATGCGCCACCTTTGGCGTATTTGCGCCACTGGTGGGCATCATCGGCTGCATGCAGGCCGCTGAAGCGCTGAAGCTGCTGGTGGGCATCCGCTCCAACGCGGTGAACCGGCTGGCGATTTACGAGGGGCTAAGCGGAGATTGGCGGCATATGCGCCTGACGCGCGACCCGGCTTGCCCGGTGTGCGCGGGCAAGCTTGCAGGGGCCGCAGCCTGA
- a CDS encoding sigma-54 dependent transcriptional regulator, with product MRSSDILIVDDEVGIRELLSEILQDEGYTVALAENAEVARQLRNQTRPALVLLDIWMPDCDGVTLLKEWAKAGQLNMPVVMMSGHASIDTAVEATRIGAFDFLEKPIALQKLLTTVQRAMKYADMQGNQSLNLDRLGKSPVVHELKRALERVAPVKSPILLTGEPGVGFELVARFFHQPNTPWVTPNKPEQLADAPLELLQKANNGVLYLPDIGSQPRRAQQGLLFLLSKLDRYSVRLVCSCSRPLQELLTDPACDNRLLNTLSSVIVPIPCLREHADDIIELAQQILAELIENKQVPPHRLTTAALNALRQYDWPGNLEQLRSIIKSLALTAESDDIDAPEVNKVLAQFRQDKPPEESGFDFNLPLRELREQLERRYFEYHIGLENGNMSRVAQKVGLERTHLYRKLKQLGVKFSRRTVEE from the coding sequence ATGCGAAGTAGCGATATCTTGATCGTCGATGATGAAGTCGGCATTCGCGAGCTGCTGTCGGAAATCCTTCAGGACGAAGGCTATACCGTGGCGCTGGCCGAAAACGCTGAAGTGGCGCGGCAGCTGCGCAACCAGACCCGTCCCGCCCTGGTGTTGCTGGACATCTGGATGCCCGACTGTGATGGCGTCACCCTGCTCAAGGAATGGGCCAAGGCCGGGCAACTGAACATGCCGGTGGTGATGATGTCTGGCCACGCCAGCATTGATACCGCCGTTGAAGCCACCCGCATTGGCGCATTTGATTTTCTGGAAAAACCCATCGCCCTGCAAAAGCTGCTGACCACGGTGCAGCGGGCGATGAAATACGCCGACATGCAAGGCAACCAGTCGCTCAACCTCGACCGGCTGGGCAAAAGCCCGGTGGTGCACGAGCTCAAGCGCGCGCTGGAGCGGGTGGCACCGGTCAAGTCGCCGATCCTGCTCACTGGCGAACCGGGCGTGGGCTTTGAGCTGGTGGCGCGCTTTTTTCACCAGCCCAACACCCCGTGGGTGACGCCAAACAAGCCGGAACAACTGGCCGACGCCCCACTGGAGCTGCTGCAAAAAGCCAATAACGGCGTGCTCTACCTGCCCGACATCGGCAGCCAGCCGCGCCGCGCCCAGCAGGGGCTGCTGTTTTTGCTGTCCAAGCTGGACCGCTACAGCGTGCGTCTGGTGTGTTCCTGCAGCCGCCCGCTGCAGGAACTGCTGACCGACCCAGCCTGCGACAACCGCCTGCTCAATACCTTGTCCAGCGTGATTGTGCCGATCCCGTGCCTGCGCGAACACGCTGATGACATCATCGAACTGGCTCAGCAAATCCTGGCCGAACTGATTGAAAACAAGCAGGTGCCCCCCCATCGGCTGACCACTGCCGCGCTGAATGCGCTGCGCCAGTACGACTGGCCGGGCAATCTGGAACAGCTGCGCAGCATTATCAAGAGCCTGGCGCTGACCGCCGAAAGCGACGATATCGACGCGCCGGAAGTGAACAAGGTGCTGGCCCAGTTCCGTCAGGACAAGCCGCCAGAAGAATCCGGCTTTGACTTCAACCTGCCGCTGCGCGAACTGCGTGAGCAGCTGGAGCGGCGCTACTTCGAGTACCACATCGGGCTGGAAAACGGCAATATGAGCCGGGTGGCGCAAAAAGTCGGGCTGGAGCGCACCCACCTGTACCGCAAGCTCAAGCAGCTGGGGGTGAAATTCAGCCGGCGTACCGTCGAGGAGTAA
- a CDS encoding ATP-binding protein — protein MRVWLSSSALLGLILLYLLAISTGSTSRLAEYYWEIFALTGLLTLGLTGFIGYQLWQIRQKIRAKVFGAKLTLRMVSMFALVAILPGILMFTVSVQFLTKSIESWFDVRIEAGLDRGLSLGRNALDYLLTDLDYKAQQVVRELNGAPTLNASLKLPALRKQLGVHEIAVFDRHGQLVGVAGEPGSGGSMPLAPSREVLERINRDQAFRATETLNGKGMVLRVVLPAYPLSFNGERLTVQLMQPVPRQIAEDAELVDATRSEYRQLALSREGLKRFYRLTLALTLVVTLLGAVSLGFYLSDRLSAPLGALAAGTKAVTQGDYSRQHPIYSRDELGVLTAMFNRMTKQLAEASAQTDASRAELEANNAYLESILVNLSAGVMAFDAHWLLTAANVSAERILGVNIDDLAEHPLPDWPCHVPRLSPLVDATQQHRDDAPGEDWQAEVAMEGERRLQTLLARGTRLPEKSGHGFVMVFDDITELARAQRDAAWGEVAKRLAHEIRNPLTPIQLSAERLQMKLADKLAPHDADMLRRSTDTIVQQVSALKGMVEAFRDYARAPKTQLAGLDLGQLVREVLALYESNPAVHARLPEEALLIQGDAALLRQVLHNLLVNAQDAVLDADEPMIHISAQRENDAVVITLEDNGPGFAADILPRAFEPYVTSKAKGTGLGLAVVKKIIEEHHGSITVGNVTPHGARICVTLPCPEA, from the coding sequence ATGCGGGTCTGGCTCAGTTCGTCGGCCTTGCTTGGGCTGATTCTGCTCTATCTGCTGGCCATTTCCACCGGCAGCACGTCACGGCTGGCTGAATACTACTGGGAGATTTTTGCCCTGACCGGCTTGCTGACCCTGGGGCTGACCGGCTTTATCGGCTATCAGCTGTGGCAGATCCGCCAGAAAATCCGCGCCAAGGTGTTTGGTGCCAAGCTGACCCTGCGCATGGTGTCGATGTTTGCCCTGGTGGCCATCTTGCCGGGGATTCTGATGTTTACCGTGTCGGTACAGTTTCTGACCAAGAGCATCGAAAGCTGGTTTGATGTGCGCATCGAGGCCGGGCTGGACCGGGGGCTGAGCCTGGGGCGCAATGCGCTGGATTACCTGCTGACCGACCTGGACTACAAGGCCCAGCAGGTGGTGCGCGAGCTCAATGGTGCCCCCACCCTGAATGCTTCGCTCAAGCTGCCGGCGCTGCGCAAGCAGCTGGGGGTGCATGAAATTGCCGTGTTTGATCGCCATGGCCAGTTGGTGGGCGTGGCGGGCGAGCCTGGGTCGGGCGGCAGCATGCCGCTGGCACCGTCGCGCGAGGTGCTGGAGCGGATCAACCGGGATCAGGCCTTTCGTGCCACCGAAACCCTGAACGGCAAGGGCATGGTGCTGCGCGTGGTGTTGCCGGCCTATCCGCTGTCGTTTAACGGCGAACGGCTGACCGTGCAACTGATGCAGCCGGTGCCGCGCCAGATTGCCGAAGACGCCGAGCTGGTCGATGCCACCCGTAGCGAATACCGCCAGCTGGCGCTGTCGCGCGAGGGCTTGAAACGCTTTTACCGGCTGACCCTGGCGCTCACCCTGGTGGTGACGCTGCTGGGCGCGGTCAGCCTGGGGTTTTACCTGTCTGACCGGCTGTCCGCCCCGCTGGGCGCGCTGGCTGCCGGCACCAAGGCAGTGACCCAGGGGGATTACTCGCGCCAGCACCCGATTTACAGCCGCGACGAGCTGGGCGTGCTCACCGCCATGTTCAACCGGATGACCAAGCAACTGGCCGAGGCCAGCGCACAAACCGACGCCAGCCGTGCCGAACTGGAGGCCAACAACGCCTACCTGGAAAGCATTCTGGTTAACCTCAGTGCCGGAGTGATGGCATTTGACGCCCATTGGCTGCTCACTGCTGCCAATGTGTCCGCCGAGCGGATTCTGGGGGTGAATATCGACGATCTGGCCGAACACCCGCTGCCCGACTGGCCCTGCCATGTGCCGCGCCTGAGCCCGCTGGTGGACGCCACCCAGCAGCACCGCGACGACGCACCGGGTGAGGACTGGCAGGCCGAGGTGGCCATGGAAGGCGAGCGCCGGCTGCAAACCCTGCTGGCGCGCGGCACCCGCCTGCCGGAAAAAAGCGGCCATGGTTTTGTCATGGTGTTTGACGACATCACCGAACTGGCCCGCGCCCAGCGCGACGCCGCCTGGGGCGAGGTGGCCAAGCGGCTGGCGCATGAAATCCGCAACCCGCTGACCCCCATCCAGCTGTCTGCCGAGCGGCTGCAAATGAAGCTGGCCGACAAGCTGGCCCCTCACGACGCCGACATGTTGCGCCGCTCCACCGATACGATTGTCCAGCAGGTCAGTGCGCTCAAGGGTATGGTGGAAGCATTCCGCGACTATGCCCGCGCGCCAAAAACCCAGCTGGCCGGGCTGGACCTGGGGCAGCTGGTGCGCGAAGTGCTGGCGCTGTACGAATCCAACCCGGCAGTGCATGCCCGGCTGCCGGAAGAAGCCTTGCTGATTCAGGGTGATGCGGCGCTGCTGCGCCAGGTGCTGCACAATTTACTGGTCAATGCGCAGGATGCCGTGCTTGACGCTGACGAGCCGATGATTCACATTAGCGCCCAGAGAGAAAATGATGCGGTCGTCATCACTCTGGAGGACAATGGTCCCGGCTTCGCAGCAGACATCCTGCCCCGCGCATTTGAGCCCTATGTCACCAGCAAAGCCAAAGGCACCGGTCTGGGCTTGGCGGTCGTCAAAAAAATCATTGAGGAACACCATGGCAGCATTACCGTTGGCAATGTTACCCCGCACGGCGCCCGTATCTGCGTTACGCTGCCCTGCCCGGAGGCATGA
- a CDS encoding DUF4390 domain-containing protein: MMAFTTRLFARPELTRWLATGLMLLALLCAAAPARAAEARSGDAIVPKLATLALQDGYLVANTRFAIQLNPTLSDALDEGVPLTFRLQFHLSRPRLYAWWRQFSEGFDPTAEQLYKLSFHALTQTYRVSIGGTLYKTYPSLNDALAAMGAIRSWRVLSKTSVGKSRLGEFAGEVRLMLDISQLPRPFQLSALGATDWKLESDWVPMALEGEH, encoded by the coding sequence ATGATGGCTTTTACTACGCGCTTATTCGCAAGACCTGAGCTGACGCGCTGGCTGGCGACCGGGCTGATGCTGCTGGCGCTGCTGTGCGCTGCGGCCCCGGCACGGGCGGCTGAAGCGCGCAGCGGCGACGCCATTGTGCCCAAACTGGCCACGCTGGCGTTGCAGGACGGCTATCTGGTGGCCAACACCCGCTTTGCCATCCAGCTCAACCCCACCCTGAGCGACGCGCTGGACGAAGGCGTGCCGCTGACCTTCCGCCTGCAGTTTCACCTCAGTCGCCCGCGCCTGTACGCCTGGTGGCGGCAATTCAGCGAAGGCTTCGACCCCACCGCCGAGCAGTTGTACAAGCTGTCGTTTCATGCGCTGACGCAAACCTACCGAGTGTCGATTGGCGGCACCCTGTACAAAACCTATCCCTCCCTCAACGACGCCCTGGCGGCGATGGGTGCCATTCGCAGCTGGCGGGTACTGAGCAAGACCAGCGTGGGCAAAAGCCGGCTGGGCGAGTTTGCCGGTGAAGTGCGGTTGATGCTGGACATCAGCCAGCTGCCACGCCCGTTTCAGCTGTCGGCGCTGGGTGCCACCGACTGGAAGCTGGAGTCCGACTGGGTGCCCATGGCGCTGGAAGGAGAACACTGA
- the rsmB gene encoding 16S rRNA (cytosine(967)-C(5))-methyltransferase RsmB — protein sequence MQTIQTLAAEILDTVLSGKNLTDTLASAWRQHPALAPAERAAVMDISYGSLRHYGWLRGVLDQLLSRPLDDALIDRLLLVALYQLVHTQAAPYAVVDHAVRVAAAHQGGRLKGLTNAVLRNFQRRRDELTAALRRDPTAFWNHPDWWVGSVQQAYPKDWKAILTASNQHPPMTVRVNRRRTTVAAWLARLTEAGMEATVLEGDAVRLTKPVPVDRLPGFAEGEVSVQDAGAQLAAEWLDVRDGMRVLDACAAPGGKTGHLLECADLALTAVDNDGVRLQRVESNLARLGLSARCVVGDASRPASWWDGKMFDRILADVPCSASGVARRHPDIKWTRRPTDIPSLGRQQGALADALWALLAPGGKMLYATCSIFPTENRRQVDAFFSRHVNAELERDIQLLPDENHDGFYYALIRKT from the coding sequence ATGCAAACCATCCAGACCCTCGCCGCCGAAATCCTTGATACGGTCCTGTCCGGCAAAAACCTGACCGACACGCTGGCGTCGGCCTGGCGGCAACATCCCGCGCTGGCACCGGCAGAACGCGCTGCCGTCATGGACATCAGCTATGGCTCATTGCGCCACTATGGCTGGCTGCGCGGCGTGCTCGACCAACTGCTGTCGCGTCCGCTGGACGATGCCCTGATTGACCGCCTGCTGCTGGTGGCGCTGTACCAGCTGGTACACACCCAGGCCGCGCCGTACGCGGTGGTGGACCACGCCGTGCGTGTGGCTGCCGCGCATCAGGGCGGACGGCTCAAAGGGCTGACCAATGCCGTGCTGCGCAATTTCCAGCGCCGCCGCGACGAGCTGACCGCTGCCTTGCGCCGTGACCCGACTGCGTTCTGGAACCATCCGGACTGGTGGGTGGGGTCGGTGCAGCAGGCTTACCCGAAAGACTGGAAAGCCATCCTCACCGCCAGCAATCAGCACCCGCCGATGACGGTACGGGTCAATCGCCGCCGCACCACAGTGGCTGCCTGGCTGGCCCGACTGACCGAAGCCGGCATGGAAGCCACCGTGCTGGAAGGCGATGCCGTGCGCTTGACCAAGCCGGTGCCGGTGGATCGCCTGCCCGGTTTTGCCGAAGGCGAAGTGTCGGTGCAGGACGCTGGCGCGCAGCTGGCTGCCGAATGGCTGGATGTGCGTGACGGCATGCGCGTGCTGGACGCCTGCGCCGCCCCTGGTGGCAAAACCGGCCACCTGCTGGAGTGCGCCGACCTGGCGCTGACGGCGGTGGATAACGACGGCGTGCGCCTGCAGCGGGTGGAAAGCAATCTGGCCCGGCTGGGCCTGTCGGCCCGCTGTGTGGTGGGCGACGCCAGTCGCCCGGCCAGTTGGTGGGACGGCAAGATGTTTGACCGCATTCTGGCCGACGTGCCCTGTTCGGCTTCGGGCGTGGCGCGCCGTCATCCGGATATCAAATGGACCCGTCGCCCGACCGACATCCCGTCGCTGGGCCGTCAGCAGGGCGCGCTGGCCGACGCGCTGTGGGCGCTGCTCGCGCCGGGCGGCAAAATGCTGTATGCAACCTGTTCGATTTTTCCCACGGAAAACCGTCGCCAGGTCGATGCCTTTTTCAGTCGGCATGTGAATGCTGAACTGGAGCGGGACATTCAGCTGCTGCCGGATGAAAACCATGATGGCTTTTACTACGCGCTTATTCGCAAGACCTGA